In Candidatus Kerfeldbacteria bacterium, a single genomic region encodes these proteins:
- a CDS encoding NAD-dependent epimerase/dehydratase family protein encodes MSTILVTGGAGFIGSHLVDSLVQRRHRVVVVDDLSVGKKQFVNAKALFFKIDVTTPALDRLFKKYRFDYIFHLAAQKNLQVSKQKPVYDAMVNVVGSIKVFDLAKQYKIKKVIFYSTAAVYNPAATPPNFERDPAAPATPYGIAKYAAELYLVNSGVRYAVLRLSNVYGPRQDAFGEGGVVAIFSHQLSQRSPSTIFNTGRQTRDFIYVHDVVRASVQSMRISQSVVANISTGREVRIADLYRQMARIAGVVRPVRHRRVSEQYRSALSNLRAQKIMHWRPVTKLSQGLTLTYNWFTQKYGTA; translated from the coding sequence ATGAGTACTATCCTTGTTACTGGCGGGGCGGGTTTTATCGGTTCGCATTTAGTTGATTCATTGGTACAGCGACGACATCGTGTAGTTGTTGTGGATGATTTAAGTGTTGGGAAAAAGCAATTTGTTAATGCGAAGGCTCTTTTTTTCAAAATAGATGTAACAACGCCCGCGCTTGATCGATTGTTTAAAAAATATCGATTTGATTACATTTTTCATCTTGCTGCCCAAAAGAATTTGCAAGTATCAAAGCAGAAGCCAGTTTATGATGCAATGGTTAATGTAGTAGGGAGCATTAAGGTGTTTGATTTAGCAAAACAATATAAGATCAAAAAAGTTATATTTTACTCGACGGCGGCGGTCTATAACCCGGCTGCAACACCGCCAAATTTCGAGCGCGATCCCGCTGCCCCCGCCACGCCCTATGGAATCGCCAAGTACGCCGCTGAGCTATATTTGGTTAACTCCGGCGTCAGGTATGCGGTATTGCGTCTGTCAAATGTGTACGGCCCTCGTCAGGATGCATTTGGCGAAGGTGGGGTAGTGGCAATTTTTTCACATCAGCTTTCTCAGAGAAGTCCAAGTACGATTTTTAATACCGGACGACAGACAAGAGATTTTATTTATGTACATGATGTAGTTCGAGCTTCGGTACAATCAATGCGAATTTCTCAATCGGTTGTCGCTAATATAAGTACCGGACGCGAAGTCAGGATTGCAGATTTGTATCGGCAGATGGCCCGTATCGCTGGGGTGGTGAGGCCAGTACGACACCGAAGGGTTTCAGAACAATATCGGAGTGCACTCAGTAATCTGCGAGCACAAAAGATAATGCACTGGCGGCCTGTCACGAAGTTATCGCAAGGATTGACATTAACTTATAATTGGTTTACTCAAAAGTATGGTACAGCGTAA
- a CDS encoding NAD-dependent epimerase/dehydratase family protein yields the protein MTPTSSSERKNILVIGGAGFIGSHLCEELVKVHNVICLDDFSTGRVENINHLLQNSHFEFLKHDISQPINLVEAHELDKFKVRFLGVQEIYYLATPTSPKKFNEYRIQTLRANSQGVINALELARNYKAKFLFASSAVMYGPRFANAPLFSEEYFGYVDPISPRANYDEGKRFGETAVNTYHDVYNLDTRIARIFRTYGPRLSLFDGHMIPDFVLQALNNKPLVIYGDESFTTSLCFVSDIVEALLKLMQSHETEPVNFGHYEECKMTDIAQLIKQMTNSQSVITHKPSLLFMSPLGLPDITRAKEKLGWYPLITLTDGLHQTIEYVKANQNVLQPMLNRYDEE from the coding sequence ATGACACCAACTTCATCAAGCGAACGCAAAAATATATTAGTCATCGGCGGCGCCGGATTTATCGGGTCACATTTGTGCGAGGAATTAGTAAAAGTGCACAATGTCATTTGCCTTGACGATTTTTCTACAGGCCGAGTTGAAAATATTAATCATTTGCTACAAAATTCGCATTTTGAATTTCTTAAACACGACATTAGTCAACCAATTAATCTCGTTGAAGCTCATGAACTGGATAAATTTAAAGTTCGGTTCCTTGGCGTTCAAGAGATATATTATTTAGCTACACCTACTTCGCCAAAAAAGTTTAACGAATATCGCATCCAGACTTTGCGCGCTAATAGCCAGGGCGTTATCAACGCGCTTGAACTAGCCCGCAATTATAAGGCGAAGTTTTTATTTGCGTCCTCGGCCGTGATGTACGGTCCACGATTTGCCAATGCTCCATTATTTTCTGAAGAATACTTTGGTTATGTAGATCCGATTAGCCCTCGGGCAAACTACGATGAAGGTAAGCGTTTTGGAGAAACGGCGGTGAATACCTATCATGACGTGTACAATCTCGATACCAGAATTGCTCGAATTTTTCGAACGTATGGCCCGCGGCTGTCCTTGTTTGATGGGCACATGATTCCTGACTTTGTATTACAGGCTTTGAATAATAAGCCCCTGGTTATTTATGGAGATGAGAGTTTTACCACTTCATTGTGTTTTGTATCTGATATCGTTGAAGCATTATTGAAATTAATGCAGTCTCATGAAACTGAACCGGTTAATTTTGGTCACTACGAGGAGTGCAAAATGACGGATATCGCCCAATTAATTAAACAGATGACTAATTCACAGTCCGTGATCACGCACAAGCCGTCGTTGCTCTTTATGTCTCCGTTGGGACTACCTGATATTACTCGGGCGAAAGAAAAGCTTGGTTGGTACCCCTTGATTACGTTAACTGATGGGCTGCATCAAACCATAGAATATGTCAAAGCCAACCAAAATGTTCTCCAGCCCATGTTGAACCGTTATGATGAAGAATAA